The Anaerobaca lacustris sequence TGGGCGCACCAGGGCGATGCGATGGAGGAGCAGACCCTGGCGACCCTCAAGAACGCCCCCTTCAACAAGATGCGGATGTGCGTATTCCCCAAGAGCTACACCTACAACAAGAACGAACCCCAGTACTATCCCTACGAAGGCAAGCCTCTGAAAGACTGGGACTTCACGCGCTTCAACCCGGCGTTCTGGCGGCACTTCGAGAAACGCGTCGGGCAGTTGCGGGACTTGGGGATCGAGGCGGACATCATCCTGTGGCATCCCTATGATCGCTGGGGGTTCGCCGAGATGGGCGCCGAGAACGACGATCGGTATCTGCGCTATGCCATTGCCCGGCTCAGCGCATACCGAAACGTCTGGTGGTCGCTGGCCAACGAATATGACCTGATGGCCCCCGGCGCTATGGCCGGTCATCGTGGCGACAAAGCGATGGCCGACTGGGACCGTTTCTTCCAGATCCTGCAGAACGAAGACCCACACCAGAGGCTGCGCGGCATCCACAACTGCCGAGGTTGGTACGACCACACCAAGCCGTGGGTGACCCATTGCAGTATCCAGACCAGCGACTTCCGGCGGGCAAAGGAGTTCCGCGACACCTACGGCAAGCCCGTCGTCTACGACGAGTGCCGCTACGAGGGCGATATTCCCCAGGGCTGGGGCAACATCACCGCCGAGCAGATGGTGCGAAATTTCTGGATGGGTTCGCTGGCGGGCTGCTACGTCGGGCACGGCGAGACGTACAAACACCCGGACGATCTGCTGTGGTGGTCCAAGGGCGGGGTCCTTCGAGGGCAGAGTCCCGTGCGGATTCAGTTCATGAAGGACCTCATCGAGGCGTTGCCGTACCAGCAGATGCAGCCGGACTTCGGCCACTATCCCGGCGTCTATATCCTGGCCAAGCCGGGCGACTGTTACCTGATGTACTTCGCGGAGAAGAAGCCTGTTGCGCTCGATCTGCCCGGCGGTCCGTACAAGCTGGATGCGATCGATCCGTGGGAGATGAAGGTCCTCCCAATTGGTTCGGCCGAGGGGGGCGACTTCCGCTTCACGCCGCCCAGGCAGGACTACGCGATTCGGCTGACGCGTTATGCCCCGGGCGAGAAGAGGCGTCCGACCGCGCAAGCCACGGCCGACAAGGCCGAGGGGATCGCGCCGCTGACGGTCCGGTTCTCGACGCCGTGGACGGGGCAGTGCCGCTGGGAGTTCGGCAAACTGGGCAGCTCGACGGAAAGATCGCCTGCATTCACGTTCGAACAGCCGGGGGTGTACACGGTTGCCCTGACCGTTGTGGACGACGAGGGCGCATCGGGTAGCGCCCTGTTGCCGATTCTGGTGGATCGCCGCTCGGATGAGCCTGTCGTACGATTCGGTTTCGCTCAGGGCGACCGGCCCAAGGTCACGCTTCACGGCGGCAAGATCGACCGGGCGTCCGACGGCACGTACGATCTCGGATCGGGCCAGCCGTTCTCATGGATCAAGGTGGGGGATGGGCCCATCCGCGACCTCGAAGGCGCCCAGTCGTTCACGGTGTCGGGTTGGCTGAACGCGGCGAGCATGGACGTGGGTTCCGGCGGCAATCGCATCCTTTTCAGTCTCCAGCACAATCGGGCGGGGATCGACATGGTTCATCATGCGGACGGTCGGATGCGTCTGGCGGTCAATGAGTGGCCGGACGGGATTCGCAACGACAGTTCGCCCGGCAGGGTCAAGGTCGGCGCCTGGATCTTCTTCGCCGTCACATACGATGCGGCCAAGCAGAGCGACAACGTCTGCTGGTATTTCGGCGACGAGAGCACCCCGGCCCGGCTCGATTGCTGCAACACCTACAACAACGGACCGGTGGATGAAGGCACCGGCGATTTGGTGATTGGCAACTTCAACAAGACTCTTCAGGGCGCCGGGCTGGACCGCCAGTTCCGCGGTTGCATCCGCGGTTTGCAGATTCATGCGAGCCGTCTGGGAGGACGCGGCGCGCTGTCGCTGGAAAAGGTTCGCGAGATTCAACGTGATTGATAGCATGATGCCCGGACGCATCGTTGCCGAAGTTCGTGATCGCTCATTGGATGATGGGGTCGGCCATTGCAGGAAGGCAGGTAGCTGGATATGAAGAAGAGGCTGTTTTTGCGGATATTGGCGGGGTGTGTGGTAGCGGCGTCGGTCGGCGGTTGCGGCCGTCGCGAGCCGCAAGCGGGAAACAGGATCGCCGTGGTCGTTTCCACGCTGAACAATCCGTGGTTCGTCGTGCTTAAGGACGCGGCGAGAGAGCGGGCCGAAGAGCTGGGTTATCGCGTCGATGTGTTCGATTCGCAGAACTCCCCGGCGATCGAGGCGGGGCATTTCGACACGATCATCGACGGTCGATACGCGGCGATTCTGTTCAATCCGACGGACGCCGAGGGCTCCATCGCCAGCGTCAAGCGCGCGAAGGACGCCGGGATCCCCACGTTTTGCATGGACCGGGAGATCTCCGCCAGCGACATCGCCGTCAGCCAGATCCTCTCGGACAACTTCTCCGGCTGCGTGGCCCTGGGTGAGTACTTCGTCCGTCGCCTGAACGGCAAGGGCACCTATGTGGAGCTGCTCGGCCTGCTCGGCGACAACAACACGAAGAACCGCTCGGACGGATTTCACAGCGTGGTCGACAACTACCCCGAATTGAAAATGGTGGCTCAGCAGACGGCGGACTTCGACCGCACCAAGGCGATGGAAGTCACCGAGTCGATCCTTCAGGCGCATCCCCATATCGACGCGGTGTTCTGCGGCAACGATGCGATGGCCATGGGGGCCTATCGGGCTCTGGTCGCGGCCGGCAAGGACACGCAGGTGATGGTCTTCGGGTTCGACGGCGCCAGGGACGTGATCGACGAGATTCGGGCGGGCCATATCGTCGCGACCGGCATGCAGTTCCCCAAGACCATGGCGCGGATGGCGGCCGAGTTCGCCGACGAGTACATCCAGGGCAAGAGGGACTTCGCCCAGAAGATCCCCGTGGCCGTCGAGTTGGTGACGCAGGAGAACATCGACAAGTACATCGCGTACGGTCGCCAGGAATAGTACTGTGGACGCACACTACGAATGAAACGAAGGTATCTGATTCATCTGATCGGCTGCGCCGCGCTTGTCCTGGTGCTCGGCAGTTCTGTGGAGTTTCGCCGTCTGGAGGACAAACGGGCCGAGGAGCGGGCCGAAGGATTCCAGCCGGCGGAATACGCGCGCGACTTCTGGGACAACCGATTGGATGCCGCGCTGGGCGGCGCCGTGGCCGCCGAGGAACTGATCGGTCTGTTCAATACGAACATGGAAGCCGCTGTCCGAAAGGGCAGGATCCTTGGCCATAGCCGGGTGCGCGCCTATCTGCTTCAGGGCGCCGGCCGGATCACGGCGACTGATAGGGACGGGCTGCAGGTCAGCGTCCTGGCCGACGATCCTGGCGCGGAGGTTCTGATCTGCACCGGGGCCTACATCTCGGGCAACGCCGTCAGAGACGCCTCGGGGTTGATCGACGTCAGCGCCTTCTCCGATACCATGAGATTCAATCGGATCAGCTCCGAGATCAATCGGATCGTGGTCCAAGATGTCATCGCGCCGTTTCTGGCCAGGCGGCCGCAGGTGGGCATGGTGATGCGTTTCGTCGGCGCTGCTGAGGTCGCCGACGACGCCACGGAACGAGTCCCCTTCGGAGGTCGGCTCAAGGACAATCAGGTCGAAAGCGATCTGCATCTTCTCAAGGTCGTCCCCATTCGGCTGGAAATGGAACCATCGTTTGTGGGCGAGCGTTGAAGCATGGTCGCAACCGGACCCCATGAAATCGTTCTGGCCGCCGAGGCGGTCAGCAAGAGCTTCGGCGGTGTCAAGGCCCTTGACGGCGCTCGTCTGGAGGTCTGGGCGGGCAAGGTCAACGCCCTGATGGGCGAGAACGGCGCCGGCAAGTCCACGCTGATGAAAGTCCTGGCGGGCGTGTATCAGGATTACGAAGGCCGCATCCTCCTGAACGGGCAGCCGGTGGCCTTCGCCGGTCCGCGCCAGGCCCAGGAGCGGGGTGTGGCGATGATTCACCAGGAGCTGAATCTGATTGGCGGTCTGAGCATCGCGGAGAACATCTTCCTGGGCCGGGAGTTCGTCGGCGCGCTGGGTCTGATCGACTTCAAGGTCATGGCCGCCGAGGCCGCCCGGCTGCTCGATCGGCTCGATCTCAAGGTGGACCCTCGCACGCCGGTCGGCCGGCTTCGCGTCGGTCAGCAGCAGATCGTGGAGATCGCCAAGGCAATGGCGTGCAATGCCCGCGTGATCATCATGGACGAGCCCACCAGCGCCATCAGCGGCCGCGAGGTGGATGTCCTGTTCGGCCTGATCCGCACCCTGACCGAACAGGGGGTGGGGGTGGTGTATATCAGCCATAAAATGGACGAGGTCTTCCGGATTTCCGACCGCATCACGGTGATGCGGGACGGCAGGACGGTGCACGCCGGCAATTGCTGCGAGGTAAGCCAGGACGACGTCGTTCGCATGATGGTGGGCAGAGACGTCAAAGACTTCTTCGTCAGCAGCCGCGCCGACGTTGGGGCCGAGGTGTTCCGAGTTGAGAAGATGTCCTTGCCTCATCCGGATCGTCCCGGCGATTTCCTGGTCAGGGATGTCAGCTTCTCGGTGGCCCGGGGCGAGGTGCTCGGCCTGTTCGGGCTGATGGGCGCCGGCCGCAGCGAGCTATTCGAGACGATCTTCGGACTCCACGCGCCAACGGCCTCGGGACGTGTCTTCCTGGAGGGCCGGCCGCTGGCAGCGAATACAGCGCGCGCTTCGTCTGCGGCCGAGGCGATTGCCGCCGGACTGGGGTTGGTGCCGGAAGATCGCAAACGCCAGGGGCTGGTCATGGAGATGTCCGTTGCCGAGAATATGACGTTGGCCAGCCTCCACACAGTCGAGCGGCTGGGATTTCTCAGCGACCGATTGGAGCGGGCGATGGCCGGCGACTACGTCCGGCGTTTGGCCATTCGAACGGCATCGCACCGCCAGCCGGTCAGGCATCTGAGCGGTGGCAATCAGCAGAAGGTGGTCCTGGCCAAGTGGCTGGCTACGCGGCCCAAGGTGCTGTTCCTCGATGAGCCGACCCGCGGCGTGGACGTCAACGCCAAGAACCAGATCTATGAGCTGATCCATGAACTGGCGGCCGCCGGTCTGGCGATTGTGATGATCTCCTCCGAGTTGCCCGAGATCATGGCCATCGCCGGAAGGATTATCGTTCTGTCCGAGGGCCGGCAGACAGCCGAGTTCTCTTGCGATCAGGCATCGGAAGAACGTCTCTTGCGGGCGGCCCTTCCCGGAAGCCTTTCGGGTGGGGCGCGCGCCCGGGTGCCGCAAGGTGGGGAATTCTCATGAGCATGGGCATGTTGAAGCGACCGAACTACAAGACGTTCCTCTCGCAGTTTCACTCGCTGATTGCGCTGCTGATGATGGTTCTGGCGTTCAGTATCCTGGCGGACGGCTTTCTGTCGCGGGACAACTTCTGGACGGTGATGCGGCAGATTTCGGTCAACCTGTGCCTGTCGGTCGGCATGACGCTCGTGATTCTGACCGGGGGCATCGACCTGTCCGTCGGCTCGATCCTGGCGCTGAGCGGTGCGACCATGGCCGGGTTGCTCAAGCACGGCTCGGAAATCGAGGCGCTGAATTTGTACGTCGGCTATGGTGTCCCGGCCGCCATCGCCATCGGCATCCTTGTCGGCGCCTCGCTCGGTCTGTTCAACGGCATCATGATCACTCGATTCCGGGTCCCTCCGTTCATCGCGACGCTGGCCATGCTCACGATCGCGCGCGGGCTGACGCGGCTGTACACGGGCGGTCAGGCCATCACCGGCCTGGGCGACACCTTCGTGCGCATCGGATCGGGCCGGTTGCTGGGCATCCCCAACCAGTTCTGGATCGCCGCCGGGATCGTCGTCGCGGCCGTCGTGCTGTTGCGGAAGACCCGTTTCGGGCGATATGTCTACGCCGTGGGTGGCAATGAGGAGGCCGCCAAGCTCTCCGGCCTGAACGTCCATCGGATCAAACGAACGGTCTACATCCTCTCGGGCGCCTTGTCGGCTGTCGGCGGATTGATCGTGACGAGCCGCCTGAACTCGGCCACGCCCATCGCCGGAGAAGGACTCGAACTGGACTCCATCGCCGCCGTCGTCATCGGCGGCACGTCGCTGTCCGGGGGGCGGGGTTCGGTGTTCGGGACCGTCCTCGGGGCGCTGATCATCGGCGTGCTCAACAGCGGACTGGTGATTATGGGCGTCGATCCGTTCTGGCACCAGGTCATCAAAGGGCTGGTCATCCTGCTGGCCGTCATCATCGACAGGTTGCATTCCACCGAGTAAGGGACCGATATGCCGTCACAATTCTCCAGGAACACCGAGCGAACCGCCGACGACCTGCAGGTCCGCTCGATCCACTATCGAAAGCGGCTGCTCCAGTGCATCAAGCGGGCGAACGCCGGCCATACCGGCGGCGATCTGTCCTGCGTCGATATCCTCAACGTACTGTACAACCGGATTTTGAACGTTTCGCCGCAGACGTTCGACTCTCCGGACCGCGACCGGTACGTCCAGAGCAAAGGCCACTCCGTCGAGGCGCTCTACGTCGTCCTGTCGGATCGGGGGTTCTTTCCGGAGTCCGACCTCGAAACGCTCTGTTGCCGGGCCTCGCACTACGTCGGCCATCCGACGCGCAAGGTCCGGGGCATCGAGCAGAACACCGGCGCGCTCGGGCATGGGCTGGCCTTCAGCGTCGGCGTCGCTCTGGCGGGCAAGAGGGACGGCAGGGGCTATCGGGTCTACACGCTCCTGGGCGACGGGGAGCTGGCGGAAGGGTCGAACTGGGAGTCGATGCTGACGGCGGCGCATTACCGCCTCGACAACCTCGTCGCGATCGTCGATCGCAATACGCTTCAGATCACCGGACGGACGGAAGACGTCTGTGCCCTCGAACCGCTCGCCGGCAAGATGGAGGCGTTCGGCTGGGCCGTCCGCGAAGTGGACGGGCACGATCTCGATGCGCTGACCGAGGTCTTCGATGCAGCGCCGTTTGCAGCAGACAAACCCAGCGCGGTCATCGCACGAACGATCAAGGGCAAAGGAGTCCGCTTCATGGAGAACGATCCCAAGTGGCATCACCACGTCCCGACCGACGAGCAGCTTGCGCGGGCGCTGCATGAACTGGACGAACGGCTGAAGGAGGCGCAGTGATGGGCTTTGAGGCGGGGGCCGAATTGGGCCGGGCGAATCTCGACGTGTTTGCCGAGACGCTGCTTTCGATGGCGCGAGTGGACCGGAACGTGCTCGTGGTCACCAGCGATTCGCGCGGCTCCGGCAAGCTGGCGCCGTTTGCCGCGGCCCTGCCGGAGCAGATCGTCGAGGTGGGCATTGCCGAGCAGAACCTCGTGGGCGTGGCGGCCGGGCTTGCTTCGGCAGGCAAGATCGTGTATGCGGTTTCGCCGGCGT is a genomic window containing:
- a CDS encoding DUF5060 domain-containing protein, which encodes MARIETRSAIFWLCVVLLIGSTTVGNQASGGKIECWDIFEVSLQGPSSGNPFVDVRLRARFRQGDRVFTPEGFYDGEGLYKIRFMPDAPGQWTYVTESNRQELDGKRGAFTCVEAGPGNHGPVRVHNRLQLAYADGTPHFSVGTTCYAWAHQGDAMEEQTLATLKNAPFNKMRMCVFPKSYTYNKNEPQYYPYEGKPLKDWDFTRFNPAFWRHFEKRVGQLRDLGIEADIILWHPYDRWGFAEMGAENDDRYLRYAIARLSAYRNVWWSLANEYDLMAPGAMAGHRGDKAMADWDRFFQILQNEDPHQRLRGIHNCRGWYDHTKPWVTHCSIQTSDFRRAKEFRDTYGKPVVYDECRYEGDIPQGWGNITAEQMVRNFWMGSLAGCYVGHGETYKHPDDLLWWSKGGVLRGQSPVRIQFMKDLIEALPYQQMQPDFGHYPGVYILAKPGDCYLMYFAEKKPVALDLPGGPYKLDAIDPWEMKVLPIGSAEGGDFRFTPPRQDYAIRLTRYAPGEKRRPTAQATADKAEGIAPLTVRFSTPWTGQCRWEFGKLGSSTERSPAFTFEQPGVYTVALTVVDDEGASGSALLPILVDRRSDEPVVRFGFAQGDRPKVTLHGGKIDRASDGTYDLGSGQPFSWIKVGDGPIRDLEGAQSFTVSGWLNAASMDVGSGGNRILFSLQHNRAGIDMVHHADGRMRLAVNEWPDGIRNDSSPGRVKVGAWIFFAVTYDAAKQSDNVCWYFGDESTPARLDCCNTYNNGPVDEGTGDLVIGNFNKTLQGAGLDRQFRGCIRGLQIHASRLGGRGALSLEKVREIQRD
- a CDS encoding D-ribose ABC transporter substrate-binding protein, which gives rise to MKKRLFLRILAGCVVAASVGGCGRREPQAGNRIAVVVSTLNNPWFVVLKDAARERAEELGYRVDVFDSQNSPAIEAGHFDTIIDGRYAAILFNPTDAEGSIASVKRAKDAGIPTFCMDREISASDIAVSQILSDNFSGCVALGEYFVRRLNGKGTYVELLGLLGDNNTKNRSDGFHSVVDNYPELKMVAQQTADFDRTKAMEVTESILQAHPHIDAVFCGNDAMAMGAYRALVAAGKDTQVMVFGFDGARDVIDEIRAGHIVATGMQFPKTMARMAAEFADEYIQGKRDFAQKIPVAVELVTQENIDKYIAYGRQE
- a CDS encoding sugar ABC transporter ATP-binding protein, translating into MVATGPHEIVLAAEAVSKSFGGVKALDGARLEVWAGKVNALMGENGAGKSTLMKVLAGVYQDYEGRILLNGQPVAFAGPRQAQERGVAMIHQELNLIGGLSIAENIFLGREFVGALGLIDFKVMAAEAARLLDRLDLKVDPRTPVGRLRVGQQQIVEIAKAMACNARVIIMDEPTSAISGREVDVLFGLIRTLTEQGVGVVYISHKMDEVFRISDRITVMRDGRTVHAGNCCEVSQDDVVRMMVGRDVKDFFVSSRADVGAEVFRVEKMSLPHPDRPGDFLVRDVSFSVARGEVLGLFGLMGAGRSELFETIFGLHAPTASGRVFLEGRPLAANTARASSAAEAIAAGLGLVPEDRKRQGLVMEMSVAENMTLASLHTVERLGFLSDRLERAMAGDYVRRLAIRTASHRQPVRHLSGGNQQKVVLAKWLATRPKVLFLDEPTRGVDVNAKNQIYELIHELAAAGLAIVMISSELPEIMAIAGRIIVLSEGRQTAEFSCDQASEERLLRAALPGSLSGGARARVPQGGEFS
- a CDS encoding transketolase, translating into MPSQFSRNTERTADDLQVRSIHYRKRLLQCIKRANAGHTGGDLSCVDILNVLYNRILNVSPQTFDSPDRDRYVQSKGHSVEALYVVLSDRGFFPESDLETLCCRASHYVGHPTRKVRGIEQNTGALGHGLAFSVGVALAGKRDGRGYRVYTLLGDGELAEGSNWESMLTAAHYRLDNLVAIVDRNTLQITGRTEDVCALEPLAGKMEAFGWAVREVDGHDLDALTEVFDAAPFAADKPSAVIARTIKGKGVRFMENDPKWHHHVPTDEQLARALHELDERLKEAQ
- a CDS encoding ABC transporter permease, producing MLKRPNYKTFLSQFHSLIALLMMVLAFSILADGFLSRDNFWTVMRQISVNLCLSVGMTLVILTGGIDLSVGSILALSGATMAGLLKHGSEIEALNLYVGYGVPAAIAIGILVGASLGLFNGIMITRFRVPPFIATLAMLTIARGLTRLYTGGQAITGLGDTFVRIGSGRLLGIPNQFWIAAGIVVAAVVLLRKTRFGRYVYAVGGNEEAAKLSGLNVHRIKRTVYILSGALSAVGGLIVTSRLNSATPIAGEGLELDSIAAVVIGGTSLSGGRGSVFGTVLGALIIGVLNSGLVIMGVDPFWHQVIKGLVILLAVIIDRLHSTE
- a CDS encoding DUF2291 family protein; its protein translation is MKRRYLIHLIGCAALVLVLGSSVEFRRLEDKRAEERAEGFQPAEYARDFWDNRLDAALGGAVAAEELIGLFNTNMEAAVRKGRILGHSRVRAYLLQGAGRITATDRDGLQVSVLADDPGAEVLICTGAYISGNAVRDASGLIDVSAFSDTMRFNRISSEINRIVVQDVIAPFLARRPQVGMVMRFVGAAEVADDATERVPFGGRLKDNQVESDLHLLKVVPIRLEMEPSFVGER